From Trueperella pecoris, a single genomic window includes:
- a CDS encoding type I-E CRISPR-associated protein Cas6/Cse3/CasE: MSETVFLSKYPVHLALKRPHLHKGSNGWQLNDPVFRHRAVMGLFGEFSEKNPRAEHDILFRLDLVPGQAPFFLVQSKTRPAGEGELAGLVVKEVAVPEIPAGESVRFRIAVNAVRRKGTGGISPVSMDVGEQGENSISGWLSQKLASGLTEVSVVNHTRELLGADRRGKAPNSSHVVQVDTIDGVAKVASSEGLQKLILHGVGRAKSYGCGLLSVRALG; the protein is encoded by the coding sequence ATGTCAGAGACGGTTTTCCTTTCCAAGTATCCGGTACACCTTGCACTTAAGAGGCCTCACCTGCATAAAGGCTCGAATGGCTGGCAGTTGAACGATCCCGTCTTTAGGCATCGAGCCGTCATGGGTCTCTTTGGCGAGTTTTCTGAGAAGAATCCCCGTGCGGAACACGACATCTTGTTCCGGCTCGACCTCGTGCCGGGCCAGGCTCCCTTCTTCCTCGTGCAGTCGAAAACTCGTCCCGCGGGGGAGGGTGAGCTCGCGGGACTTGTCGTCAAGGAAGTTGCCGTTCCCGAAATTCCGGCGGGCGAATCTGTTCGCTTCCGCATTGCGGTCAATGCCGTGCGGCGCAAGGGTACAGGCGGGATCTCGCCCGTCTCAATGGACGTAGGTGAGCAAGGAGAGAATTCAATCTCTGGGTGGCTCTCCCAGAAGTTGGCAAGCGGCCTTACTGAGGTCTCCGTCGTGAACCACACGAGAGAGCTCCTCGGGGCTGACCGCAGGGGTAAGGCGCCGAACTCAAGTCACGTGGTTCAGGTGGACACGATTGACGGCGTCGCCAAAGTCGCCTCTTCTGAGGGGTTGCAAAAGCTTATTCTCCATGGTGTTGGGCGTGCGAAGTCATACGGATGCGGGTTGCTCTCGGTTCGAGCTTTGGGGTGA